The window CATAGCAGCTGCAAAATCAGACTTAAAAGTTGTAGGATTTTTGCTGTATTCAGAAACAATAGAATCCGTAGATCCTCCACTGAACAAAACTTGATCAGATTGAAGAAGACCCTTCTTCTGAATTAAATTCTTAAAGTAGTTGTTGTCAAATGAATTGGGTGTGACCAAATCCAATGCTGCCAATTTTTGATCGTTTGTTGTGCTACTAGACAATGGACAGCCACGTTGGCGAGTGCTAGAAAATCCAGCATCTATGTCACTTGCGTTGTTGTATATCCTGCCACGAAATGTGAAGCATTGTGCTTGTCCTATTGTGTGTGCACCTAAGTTAAAATCAAATTGATCAATATTAATTTGTATACAAACAAAAGtttacacaaaaatatataattaactatGCATGTTTAATTGAAACAAAAGATGACTTTGTAAAGAAATTACCAGATAAAGTAACCATGTCTCTAGCAGTGAGACCTTTGTTGTTAAAA of the Cicer arietinum cultivar CDC Frontier isolate Library 1 unplaced genomic scaffold, Cicar.CDCFrontier_v2.0 Ca_scaffold_5226_v2.0, whole genome shotgun sequence genome contains:
- the LOC101492428 gene encoding lignin-forming anionic peroxidase-like; amino-acid sequence: INLQGCDASILLDESTTIESEKSALPNVNSVRGFEIIDKAKAAVEKVCPGVVSCADIVAVAARDASFAVGGPSWTVKLGRRDSTTASKSSANTDLPLFTDDLQTLISRFNNKGLTARDMVTLSGAHTIGQAQCFTFRGRIYNNASDIDAGFSSTRQRGCPLSSSTTNDQKLAALDLVTPNSFDNNYFKNLIQKKGLLQSDQVLFSGGSTDSIVSEYSKNPTTFKSDFAA